The following nucleotide sequence is from Podospora bellae-mahoneyi strain CBS 112042 chromosome 1 map unlocalized CBS112042p_1, whole genome shotgun sequence.
CACATGTGGTGGCCAGTCAAGGACCAACGCGGGAGACGAAATAAGGCATTTTCCGCTTTTGGTCTTGGGCCTTTTGGTGACCTCCCACGAGCTGAGCATGTTAGGCATGAGGGTACTCGGTAGAAAGAGGTACATACATAATACATAGCCATAGTCATCCCTACCTCTTTATTATCCTGCCGTGtgctactactactactactactgctactactactacttcttactgctgctgctcgccCTGCCTACCTAGGTGTTCATCCAGTAATCGCCAATAACGCCGTTTCCACTTCATCCCCCGTATCCAGTCGCCGGCCGGCGGGGCAGCTAATCATCGCTTGGCAACCCctcgtccaccaccttcccagcCCAATTGCTGCCAAGCCCACTCCTTGTGCATCTGCATCTGCCTCTTAGGTGCTCTGCCTCTATGCCTCTGcctctctgcctcctcctcgcgcCGATACCAACCTAAGCACACTCAGGTACCGACGCACACCGTACGCTCTGCCTCAAGCGCCTGAAGGCTTGTTGCTCCCCCCCTCAGCCGCTCTCTACCGTCGCACGCGccgccctccttctcctcgctctcgTCACTCTCTTCCTGCGAACTAAAACACAGCCAGGGGCTCAGGACGTGCCAACACGACATACTGGCACTCGGACACCAAGTGACATCTTCCAGAAATTAAGGTTACTTGAATCGTGCTGCCCGCAGCCACTTCAGAGCCAGAAGCCTCCTCCTACTTTTCCGCTTCTAGTTTTTTTTGCCAAAGCTCGGCACCATGAGCTGTaagtcaccacctccatgTCACCTTCAGCCAAGTTCCGCCATGTCCTCTCGAGCTTCGGTGTGTCCCCTTGTTCTACGTCATGTAGTTTACCAGCTAGCCGGCCGGCCACGGCGCCGGCAAGAAACAGCCCTGCTGATATGAATTTGTGAACCGCAGTCTCGAACATGCTCAATCGCCTGCATGGGCAACCTGAGAGCTATGATAAGAAGTGCGCAAAGCTATCCCACCCCTCGCTCTTTGTAGTAACATGTGTCGCTGATACCTCCCCTCTCAACAGGTCCAAATATCGTTTTGGGCGCACCCTAGGCGCGGGCACCTATGGCATCGTCAGAGAGGCCGAGGGCCCTGATGGCAGGGTTGCTATCAAGATCATCCTGAAGAAGAACGTGCGGGGCAACGAGCGCATGGTCCTCGACGAGCTGGACATGCTCCAACGTCTCAAGCACCCTCACATCGTCAAGTTCGTTGACTGGTTCGAGTCGAGAGTGCGTTCCTCCTAGACAACAACGACTTTGGGCGCAGAGATCCAATCGCTGACTTTGGTCCTCTTGTAGGACAAGTACTATATCGTCACAGAACTTGCCACCGGTGGAGAGCTGTTCGACAGAATTTGCCAACAGGGCAAGTTCACCGAGAAGGACGCCTCCCAAACCATTAAGCAGGTCTTGGGCGCCGTCGACTATCTCCACAAGAACAATGTCGTTCACAGAGGTAAGCTTATCGGTGAAAAAAGGGTAACGACAAGGGGCTAACCACGTCGGGTCCAGATCTCAAACCCGAGAACTTGCTCTACCTTACCAAAGAGGCCGATTccgacctcgtcctcgccgaTTTTGGCATCGCAAAGATGCTCGGCACCAAGGACGAGGTTCTTACCACCATGGCTGGCTCTTTCGGGTATGCCGCCCCCGAGGTCATGCTCAAGCAGGGCCACGGCAAGCCTGTGGATATGTGGTCCCTGGGTATCATCACCTACACCCTCCTGTGCGGTTACTCGCCATTCCGGTCCGAGAACCTCCAGGATCTCATCGACGAGTGCAGCGCCTGCCACGTCGTCTTCCACGACCGGTACTGGAAGGACGTCAGTGACGATGCCAAGGATTTCATCCTGAAGCTGCTGAAGGCTAAGCCTGAAGACCGGTGGTCTAGCGAGGTACTTTCCCCCTCGacccccttttacccctCTGCCCAGTCAACTAACAACTTGTCTTTCCCCCAAACAGCAAGCCCTCGCTCACCCCTGGCTCAGCGGCGAGAACGCCACCGACCACAACTTGCTGCCTGAGATCAGCGCTTATCTCACTCGCGCGCGCTTGCGCAGAGGCATCGAGATGGTCAAGCTGGCCAACCGCATCGAGGCGCTCAAGATGCAGGAAGATGATCCCGAGAATTCGGACATGCCAAAGGATGCTACGTCAGCAGCGAACCAGACGCGTCATTTCCAGTCGGGCAAGAATGCTAACGAAGAGGgcagcagcggtggtggcggcagcagtggagagaaaaaggagggtGAGCAAGCAACGGGGGAGAAGCGCACGTTGAGCAAGGCGATCAAGGGGGCTATTTTCCGTGAGGTTGTTATGGCCAAGGTCAGGGAAatgaaggagcaggaggagacgtTGAAGGTTACTGGGGAGGCtacgggggaggggtcgaaGTAAATAATGATGCTGAGAatgttgggagggggagtgatGATACCAGAGTGGGGGGAGATACCGATTGACACACGAAGCGTGCGTGGCATAGCAGGACTTTTTTGgttcttttttccttcttgcAGGAGAATTTTGATCAGAGCAAGCCTGGTTAGTTGGtgcgttggtggtgttggtacCTTTTTGTCGCGCTATaagaggttgggttggttaAAGGAGGAGGCAATTTAATGattttttttgattttttttttttggttgtcCCAGGAGAGGGTTTAGTCAGTACCTGCCTCAAATCAGCTGTAGGGTTCATGATAGTCAATTATAGCCTATGTTATATCCTCGAGGTACCTATGTTGCGGTTGTGATGGGGAATATTCTCAGCGGCTAGGTAGTTTGTCGATGTCGTTCGTTGGGTTCCACCAAGTGTGTTTTTGGTTTTTACATGAATTTTGTTTTTGATGATCACCTCGTATTGTTTATGTCGGATCGCTCGGAAATAGGCGGGGATGAAAGAGGGATTATCTTTGAGAGGTACCAACCAACTACTGTCGAGGTTTAGGGCGCTTGTCAGAGAAGGATGAAATTGGGTGATTTTCAAGATGTTAAAGAGGTGGTTAAGGGTGGGAGTACGTCACACAGGttgcatgatgatggcttgTTGAGTTCAGTTACAAGATAGATACAGCAAGGGGAGCACAAAGATCTGGGTTGTGGTACGTACCCAGCCGTCTTTGTTTCCAGTTACTACATACtaccccctccagctcgaaCGCAACAATAACAGCccggggtggtgatgagccCATGCCATGCCAGATGGCATATCAATCTGTTTGTGCTACCATATTCCATCACCCTACTACACCCGACAGgcatggaagaagaaggatcgAAAAGCATGGAACGTCTTTGTCTGGGTGGTTATTTTTGTTCCCCGAACAACAAGTTTAATTAAGAACCGCCACTTCATACAATCTATCAATCGAAGGAGCAGCCCAGTTTATCGAACTTAATTACCACGTGAAACGCCGAAAGGTCGCACAAAGGTTTGCCCACTATCACGTTCAGCCTCACCTGTGATGGTCTGAGGGGGGGATGAAGCGGCTGTGGGGGCTGGAGGCGCCccacagacaacaacaacaacaagagagTAGCCCACCGGGGCTGTCTCACACAAGCATCAGAGGACAGAAGGGTGCATTGGAGACAAACTATCTCCTCGCTGATGAAAGAAAACTGTACATTGAGACCAAAAGATGAACTGCAAAACTGCCGACATCGTGATTTGAAACCCCTTCAAAGACTTCCTATCTACTATCCTACCTCAGCCTGCCATATACACAACccacaaaaacaacacaaaaGACAAACACTTGAAGAAGCAAATCGTTCTCTCTTTGACTTGTAGTAGCAAGTAATAACCTCAAACCAACGCTCCCTCGCTCCATGCGCCTTGCTCCTAAAACGCTAAGcagttgttgtagttgttgtacAGTAGGTAAGTGTTACTCTTCCCAAATCTCTCCTCCCAAATCGAgcacacacactcacacacacacccacacacacatgatCGAAAGGTCTGTACACAGTGGCCgccacccatccatcccccttgccacttcctccctccccaaatccaaGAATGTACAAGtccatccccctctctcgactctccctccttccagTTTTTGAAACaatacctcctccacccaccccttGCCTGATGCATGAATGCTAATTGCCTGTTGTCTGCCGAATAAAGTcgctaaaaaaaaaagtaataattcCTCCCAGATATCATCTCGATATTGTTGTAGCGCCCGTTCGTAAACATCGTAAAAGTAGAATGAAAATTGTGAAAACAAAAATCAGGAAAGCTCCGCCATGACCTCGTCGCAAAGCTCCTCATATCGCGTCGGATCAAACCTCGTTCTCTCCCAGTTCATCTTCCGTAACCTCTCAATCCTGGCTTGCTTATCCTCCACCTCACTATTCGCCCTAGCACGAGCAGCAGAGGCAAGATTTGGCGACCTGAGCCACTGGTCCACATTGGCGGAATGACGGTTGAGTTGTTTTCGCAGACCGGAGAGGTGTTCGCAGCAGCGGTCGACAGTCTGGGAGATCATGTACGCGTtttcgtcctcttcctctgacGTCACTGATGTGGGGGATGCTAATGACGAGTCGTCATGCTCGTCTTCGCTTTCGTGAATGGTGTGTAATGGATATTCGACCTCCTGGAACCTTTCCTGGAACTTGGGGCTTACTGGCAAGTCGGGCAGCTTTTGCGAGAGGACTGGTGAGGAGAAGTAAAAGTCGTCAAATCCGAGGGTGGGTGAGTCTGGGCGGATCATGGGCTCTGGAATGTTGATCTGGATGGGTTCCTccttggggagggagaaagagaccTTCTTGACACGTTTGGGGGAGATATCCCTGCTGCAGCTATCTTCGCAAGATGAAACGGACTCGGTGGGTGTCTCTGGGGTCCAAGCTCGAGAGCTGCTGATGGAACTTGATGGCGAGTGACAGCTCGAGCCTCGTGACGACATGGATGAGCTGGATCGTGCTTTACTGACGACGGATTCCTCGGCAGCGTTGATGAGGGCGGATGCGCGATTAAAGTGGTTGCGGGCTTGTTGAAGGGTGTCGGTTCTGTGTGAGCTTGATGGGAGAGGTCGGGCGAGAATCTCCAATGAAGTGGCGGCATAGAAGTGAAGATAGATCAGATATACTGGCTCAACCTGAGACTTGCCcttgatggcgttgaggATTTCCACACATCGTGCTGAGCAGGCCCTGTATCTCTTCTCGATGTGATGTCTCTTGATCTCAGCGATGGCTTTCCTCCACTCCGCTGATGAATAGGGAATCATTGGAAgaggtgctggtgctggaagTGAGAAGCGCTTGACCGGCTTCGGACGCTGTGATCGGTAACTCTGCCATGTGTCGGTATTCTGGGTGGATTGGCGTCTGAGCTTTGGCGCCGTCTccgatgttggtgatgtgttgtTGGACGGAGGCGGCATCCAGCTCGCTCTGTTGCCGAGCATCAAGGGAATGAGTCCAGGCATGGTGGGCGACGATGGCGAAGCTTTCCAGTCTGGTCTCGTTGGGTGCCGGCAGATGATGAGTTGAAGTTGGATATGTGCCTTCCAAGGGAGCCGGTGAGAAAAAGCTGAAGTGAGACTCTCCACGCGCAAGGAGGCAAGGCCGATAGATATTGCTAGTCACGGTGGTCTGGACAGGCATGCGCCCTGCTTTGACTGTAATGAAAGCCGAAGGGGCCACAGGAGATGGCCGAACACGACGCTGATGGCAATTCCCTTTCGGTAAATTGGGGTGGGTTAGGACAGGGAGCCCTGAGATGAGACGAGTGCTTGACAGCTCTTGACAGTTGACCGAGGGTCCGGGAGAGGGTCCGGCTGGATTTTAGCTCTTCCCAAGCAAGCGGGAGCCCAAGCTTCTGGAAGGTCTCCCTGGTAAATTGGATGCGATGCTGTGTCAATTTTGGAAATGCGTCCGAAGTCCCCGGGGCCCAGATGCGGGCAACGGAGGTGTGGGACTGGCACGGGACGGCGGACGGCCGGATGGTCAGTGATCACCGGTGCTGCGAAACGGGTGTCAGGTGTATGTAAGGGTCCGGGAGTCCGGGACCGTCTTGAAAAATATTAGCCTGATCCGGGACCAGTTGACCAGAGTTGACCAGAGAATGTCGGAAACACGGGGTGCGGTTGGACGTCCAGGCGGCTGAATTGATCCAGAAAAGGTCAAGGAGTGGATTTCAACGGCGACCAAACGCGTTGAGATGGATAGGATGGGACGAAGCTGAACAAACACACTGGCGGCGGTGAGAAAGAGCGAATTCCAAGTTGTTGGTCGAACGAATGTGAGGCCAGGTGATGAAGCAAACAACGGCAGACCGAGTTCCTTCCAGAACAAAACCAGaaccaagaaggaggacttGCTGGGGACGAGAGCGAGGGGATTCAATTTTTAATATGGatcacctcacccacccacgCGCGCGCGGTGACAGGAGGCGGCATCTTGTGCCTTCCAGCTTCCTAGCTGCATGACGCCAGAGAATCGGCGCAATTTTTCTGCAGGCCCCCAGCAGAACACCAGTGGCTGGATGGCCGCCGGGCCCAAGGGAGGGCTCGTGCTGCGAGCTAAATTCCTGCAGGGGCTCGAGCCCGGGTCCCGTTCCCCTGAGCCCTAACACCAAACGGGAATAGGGGCACATCCCCCCTGAAAATGATCCTCTGTCAACCCTGCTAGCTTTTGGgtctccccccctcccggaACTGAACGCGAGTGGACAGCTTCGTACACGGCGTGGATCGTGGGTCTCTCTATTGCTTCTTTTGGTTCTCGGGCTTTCTTCGTTatctggttttttttttgtcttgctTCAGCACCACGATCTGTGTCACGGCAAGCAGATTGTTTTCCGGTATCACAGCAGTCTCCCAGCTCCCACAAAAACACGAGGGCGCAGGGACTTCTCGTGGGAGGTGTGCTCTGGGAAAACTGGGTATGTGATAGTGATGATGGCGCCGCACAAATGCCTTCCCAGCTCACTCATCATTCATCCGAAGATCCGGCCTCTTCTCACCATACCAACCCTCACACCATACCTtagacaacaacaactctctCCTCTGCTTCCAACTCAGACCAAAGTCCGTTCGCATCAAACACTCCATATCTTGTTTGCCAGCGCCACACCTCGTGAAATAAACCGTTTGCATCGTGTTGTCTGTCTGTCATctgtcatctcatctcatctcatctcatctcaactCTTCTTGC
It contains:
- the CMK2 gene encoding Calmodulin-dependent protein kinase cmk2 (EggNog:ENOG503NVBD; COG:T), with translation MSPSAKFRHVLSSFVSNMLNRLHGQPESYDKKSKYRFGRTLGAGTYGIVREAEGPDGRVAIKIILKKNVRGNERMVLDELDMLQRLKHPHIVKFVDWFESRDKYYIVTELATGGELFDRICQQGKFTEKDASQTIKQVLGAVDYLHKNNVVHRDLKPENLLYLTKEADSDLVLADFGIAKMLGTKDEVLTTMAGSFGYAAPEVMLKQGHGKPVDMWSLGIITYTLLCGYSPFRSENLQDLIDECSACHVVFHDRYWKDVSDDAKDFILKLLKAKPEDRWSSEQALAHPWLSGENATDHNLLPEISAYLTRARLRRGIEMVKLANRIEALKMQEDDPENSDMPKDATSAANQTRHFQSGKNANEEGSSGGGGSSGEKKEGEQATGEKRTLSKAIKGAIFREVVMAKVREMKEQEETLKVTGEATGEGSK
- a CDS encoding uncharacterized protein (EggNog:ENOG503P8NS) translates to MPGLIPLMLGNRASWMPPPSNNTSPTSETAPKLRRQSTQNTDTWQSYRSQRPKPVKRFSLPAPAPLPMIPYSSAEWRKAIAEIKRHHIEKRYRACSARCVEILNAIKGKSQVEPVYLIYLHFYAATSLEILARPLPSSSHRTDTLQQARNHFNRASALINAAEESVVSKARSSSSMSSRGSSCHSPSSSISSSRAWTPETPTESVSSCEDSCSRDISPKRVKKVSFSLPKEEPIQINIPEPMIRPDSPTLGFDDFYFSSPVLSQKLPDLPVSPKFQERFQEVEYPLHTIHESEDEHDDSSLASPTSVTSEEEDENAYMISQTVDRCCEHLSGLRKQLNRHSANVDQWLRSPNLASAARARANSEVEDKQARIERLRKMNWERTRFDPTRYEELCDEVMAELS